The following proteins are encoded in a genomic region of Arachis stenosperma cultivar V10309 chromosome 4, arast.V10309.gnm1.PFL2, whole genome shotgun sequence:
- the LOC130976826 gene encoding mst2 complex subunit nto1 isoform X1 yields the protein MDSSSSGSTFYDLPPLKRLRLQLQQQQQNTPLPAKKRKDSRNAAFYENLNPNPIPPSATAYSLPAKKRVCAFQPFLPQNDAVSPFQIDLNLEYQEIDKKLQSLPSSLQKRQEQYLDGNGNVNDCDDVDVDVDDGILCCVCQSTDGDPTDPIVFCDGCDLMVHASCYGNPLSKSIPDGDWFCERCRFKDEEAASDASSGSCCCCCLCPVTEGAMKKTTDNRWAHIVCALLVPEVFFLDPEGREGIDCSMVPKKRWLERCYVCDSCDGCAVVCSEPKCGLAFHVTCGIKEELCIEYKQGKKGATIVAGFCKTHTQIWDKQQQSGKYKIVAVEDEV from the exons atggattcttcttcttctggtTCCACATTCTACGACCTACCTCCCCTCAAGAGACTCAGAttacaactccaacaacaacaacaaaacactcCCTTACCTGCCAAGAAGCGCAAAGATTCCCGAAACGCTGCGTTTTACGAAAACCTGAACCCAAATCCAATCCCTCCTTCCGCCACTGCTTATTCTTTACCCGCCAAGAAAAGAGTATGCGCTTTTCAACCCTTCCTCCCACAAAATGACGCCGTTTCACCCTTCCAAATCGACCTCAACCTCGAATACCAAGAAATCGACAAAAAGCTCCAATCTCTCCCCTCATCTCTCCAAAAGCGTCAAGAGCAATATCTTGACGGCAACGGTAACGTCAACGATTGCGATGATGTTGACGTTGACGTTGACGACGGGATTTTATGCTGTGTATGCCAGAGCACAGACGGAGACCCTACGGATCCAATCGTATTTTGCGACGGTTGTGACCTAATGGTCCACGCTTCCTGCTACGGAAACCCGCTCTCAAAGTCAATCCCAGACGGAGACTGGTTCTGCGAACGGTGTCGTTTCAAAGACGAAGAAGCTGCTTCAGATGCATCCTCTGGTtcttgctgctgctgctgcctCTGTCCGGTGACCGAAGGTGCGATGAAGAAGACAACGGATAACCGTTGGGCTCACATCGTTTGCGCGCTGCTGGTGCCGGAGGTGTTCTTCTTGGATCCTGAAGGGAGAGAAGGAATCGATTGTTCTATGGTTCCGAAGAAGAGGTGGTTGGAGAGGTGCTATGTTTGTGATTCTTGTGATGGTTGTGCTGTTGTGTGCTCTGAGCCAAAGTGCGGTTTGGCGTTTCATGTTACTTGTGGGATTAAAGAGGAGCTTTGTATTGAGTATAAGCAAGGCAAGAAGGGTGCTACCATTGTTGCTGGCTTCTGCAAAACCCACACCCAAATTTGGGACAAG CAACAGCAATCAGGGAAATACAAAATTGTTGCGGTTGAAGATGAAGTGTAG
- the LOC130976826 gene encoding mst2 complex subunit nto1 isoform X2, giving the protein MDSSSSGSTFYDLPPLKRLRLQLQQQQQNTPLPAKKRKDSRNAAFYENLNPNPIPPSATAYSLPAKKRVCAFQPFLPQNDAVSPFQIDLNLEYQEIDKKLQSLPSSLQKRQEQYLDGNGNVNDCDDVDVDVDDGILCCVCQSTDGDPTDPIVFCDGCDLMVHASCYGNPLSKSIPDGDWFCERCRFKDEEAASDASSGSCCCCCLCPVTEGAMKKTTDNRWAHIVCALLVPEVFFLDPEGREGIDCSMVPKKRWLERCYVCDSCDGCAVVCSEPKCGLAFHVTCGIKEELCIEYKQGKKGATIVAGFCKTHTQIWDKQSGKYKIVAVEDEV; this is encoded by the exons atggattcttcttcttctggtTCCACATTCTACGACCTACCTCCCCTCAAGAGACTCAGAttacaactccaacaacaacaacaaaacactcCCTTACCTGCCAAGAAGCGCAAAGATTCCCGAAACGCTGCGTTTTACGAAAACCTGAACCCAAATCCAATCCCTCCTTCCGCCACTGCTTATTCTTTACCCGCCAAGAAAAGAGTATGCGCTTTTCAACCCTTCCTCCCACAAAATGACGCCGTTTCACCCTTCCAAATCGACCTCAACCTCGAATACCAAGAAATCGACAAAAAGCTCCAATCTCTCCCCTCATCTCTCCAAAAGCGTCAAGAGCAATATCTTGACGGCAACGGTAACGTCAACGATTGCGATGATGTTGACGTTGACGTTGACGACGGGATTTTATGCTGTGTATGCCAGAGCACAGACGGAGACCCTACGGATCCAATCGTATTTTGCGACGGTTGTGACCTAATGGTCCACGCTTCCTGCTACGGAAACCCGCTCTCAAAGTCAATCCCAGACGGAGACTGGTTCTGCGAACGGTGTCGTTTCAAAGACGAAGAAGCTGCTTCAGATGCATCCTCTGGTtcttgctgctgctgctgcctCTGTCCGGTGACCGAAGGTGCGATGAAGAAGACAACGGATAACCGTTGGGCTCACATCGTTTGCGCGCTGCTGGTGCCGGAGGTGTTCTTCTTGGATCCTGAAGGGAGAGAAGGAATCGATTGTTCTATGGTTCCGAAGAAGAGGTGGTTGGAGAGGTGCTATGTTTGTGATTCTTGTGATGGTTGTGCTGTTGTGTGCTCTGAGCCAAAGTGCGGTTTGGCGTTTCATGTTACTTGTGGGATTAAAGAGGAGCTTTGTATTGAGTATAAGCAAGGCAAGAAGGGTGCTACCATTGTTGCTGGCTTCTGCAAAACCCACACCCAAATTTGGGACAAG CAATCAGGGAAATACAAAATTGTTGCGGTTGAAGATGAAGTGTAG